The following are from one region of the Gambusia affinis linkage group LG02, SWU_Gaff_1.0, whole genome shotgun sequence genome:
- the si:dkey-127k13.1 gene encoding PWWP domain-containing DNA repair factor 3A isoform X2: MRGRPRKIRKSDSKESPVINKILSPPAAEVSIFDNLANLSSPALESEPITPNRRRGRRRRTQEAISVTSTPVHCSSTSNISLSSPRTDEEPLEYAEFTTQAKTTEDDPPLHKSKPQKRKSRTSQPKQLRQSRAVEQTQKNGTPTKRRRGRTRKNVTGDAKGNGTQPSKPFRPRFELQKPDVAEQDLSIELNHEEEQLPSLPLQENESEDEEEDDLPSFLMQKNNKPPSITEGAFVWGRCRNYPYWPALVKNVNRRQKKASVMFVDQAFTGIQKQKGFTLPLRTLKPFDCEEADELMQKAKESYEAAITWSLEFIEDYRMRIACGSFSGSFIEYCNHDMSYPVRRKYPQAASDRLTITSDVITEEPCEHHQEDSVGEKYKDVSTCSKRLLPDRTHAAHNRANEKLVHFIVKQRMVEKHLLAVIRGQQESRWLRSFLSAKRRRVVNIYLEDDQQLDRVYWYLNELYAKAVPKSPRLADVKSMEHVPFVLDVLLPEAIIYAIAGVDNVSVKKAEEKYLKGRCISNRERQEFDLMIERQMWRKSQLQNTGLELFSDSIS; this comes from the exons ATGAGAG GGAGACCTCGTAAAATAAGGAAAAGCGACTCCAAAGAGTCACCCGTCATTAATAAGATCCTGTCTCCTCCAGCTGCGGAAGTGTCCATTTTTGATAATCTCGCCAATCTCAGCTCGCCTGCTTTGGAATCTGAACCGATTACACCCAACAGACGCAGGGGACGAAGGAGACGGACACAAGAAGCCATCAGTGTGACTTCAACGCCTGTCCACTGCTCCTCCACATCCAACATTTCACTCTCCTCTCCAAGAACTGATGAAGAGCCACTGGAGTATGCAGAATTTACCACTCAAGCAAAG ACTACAGAGGATGATCCACCACTCCACAAATCGAAACCTCAAAAAAGGAAGTCTCGAACTTCCCAGCCAAAGCAACTGAGACAAAGCAGAGCCGTGGAGCAAACCCAGAAAAATGGGACTCCAACGAAGCGTCGGCGTGGCAGGACGCGGAAGAACGTGACTGGAGATGCAAAGGGAAACGGCACTCAGCCATCCAAACCCTTCAGGCCGAGGTTTGAGCTGCAGAAGCCTGATGTAGCTGAACAAG ATCTTTCAATCGAACTGAACCATGAAGAGGAACAGCTGCCCTCTCTGCCCTTACAAGAAAATGAGagtgaagatgaggaggaggacgaTCTGCCAAGTTTcctgatgcagaaaaacaata AACCTCCATCGATCACAGAAGGAGCGTTTGTGTGGGGCAGATGTAGAAATTATCCATACTGGCCTGCATTG gtaAAAAATGTGAACCGACGACAGAAGAAAGCAAGTGTCATGTTTGTTGACCAGGCGTTCACAGGGATTCAGAAACAAAAGGG GTTTACATTGCCTCTGAGAACCTTGAAACCCTTTGACTGTGAAGAAGCAGATGAGCTGATG CAAAAAGCCAAAGAGTCATATGAGGCTGCTATTACATGGTCCTTGGAGTTTATCGAAGACTACAGGATGCGTATTG CATGCGGCTCATTTTCAGGCTCCTTCATTGAGTATTGTAATCATGACATGA GTTATCCGGTGAGGAGGAAGTATCCTCAGGCTGCCTCAGACAGACTAACAATCACCAGTGACGTCATAACGGAGGAACCGTGTGAACATCACCAGGAGGACAGTGTTGGTGAGAAGTACAAAGACGTTTCCACGTGCTCCAAGAGGCTGCTGCCCGACCGAACTCATGCTGCTCATAACCGAGCCAATGAGAAGCTGGTTCATTTCATTGTCAAGCAGCGGATGGTGGAGAAACATCTCCTG GCCGTGATCCGAGGCCAGCAGGAGTCCAGATGGCTTCGCTCTTTTCTAAGTGCCAAAAGAAGGAGAGTGGTGAACATTTACCTGGAAGATGACCAGCAGCTGGATCGGGTCTACTGGTACCTGAATGAGCTCTACGCTAAAGCCGTGCCCAAATCCCCTCGCCTTGCCGACGTGAAGTCAATGGAGCACGTCCCTTTTGTCCTAGATGTGCTTCTACCAGAG GCTATCATATATGCCATTGCTGGGGTGGACAACGTTTCGGTCAAAAAGGCAGAAGAGAAGTACCTGAAAGGGCGATGCATTAGTAACAG aGAAAGGCAAGAGTTTGACCTGATGATTGAACGGCAGATGTGGAGGAAGTCACAGCTTCAGAATACGGgacttgaattattttctgACTCTATCAGTTAA
- the si:dkey-127k13.1 gene encoding PWWP domain-containing DNA repair factor 3A isoform X1: MRGRPRKIRKSDSKESPVINKILSPPAAEVSIFDNLANLSSPALESEPITPNRRRGRRRRTQEAISVTSTPVHCSSTSNISLSSPRTDEEPLEYAEFTTQAKTTEDDPPLHKSKPQKRKSRTSQPKQLRQSRAVEQTQKNGTPTKRRRGRTRKNVTGDAKGNGTQPSKPFRPRFELQKPDVAEQDDSLLSSDLSIELNHEEEQLPSLPLQENESEDEEEDDLPSFLMQKNNKPPSITEGAFVWGRCRNYPYWPALVKNVNRRQKKASVMFVDQAFTGIQKQKGFTLPLRTLKPFDCEEADELMQKAKESYEAAITWSLEFIEDYRMRIACGSFSGSFIEYCNHDMSYPVRRKYPQAASDRLTITSDVITEEPCEHHQEDSVGEKYKDVSTCSKRLLPDRTHAAHNRANEKLVHFIVKQRMVEKHLLAVIRGQQESRWLRSFLSAKRRRVVNIYLEDDQQLDRVYWYLNELYAKAVPKSPRLADVKSMEHVPFVLDVLLPEAIIYAIAGVDNVSVKKAEEKYLKGRCISNRERQEFDLMIERQMWRKSQLQNTGLELFSDSIS; encoded by the exons ATGAGAG GGAGACCTCGTAAAATAAGGAAAAGCGACTCCAAAGAGTCACCCGTCATTAATAAGATCCTGTCTCCTCCAGCTGCGGAAGTGTCCATTTTTGATAATCTCGCCAATCTCAGCTCGCCTGCTTTGGAATCTGAACCGATTACACCCAACAGACGCAGGGGACGAAGGAGACGGACACAAGAAGCCATCAGTGTGACTTCAACGCCTGTCCACTGCTCCTCCACATCCAACATTTCACTCTCCTCTCCAAGAACTGATGAAGAGCCACTGGAGTATGCAGAATTTACCACTCAAGCAAAG ACTACAGAGGATGATCCACCACTCCACAAATCGAAACCTCAAAAAAGGAAGTCTCGAACTTCCCAGCCAAAGCAACTGAGACAAAGCAGAGCCGTGGAGCAAACCCAGAAAAATGGGACTCCAACGAAGCGTCGGCGTGGCAGGACGCGGAAGAACGTGACTGGAGATGCAAAGGGAAACGGCACTCAGCCATCCAAACCCTTCAGGCCGAGGTTTGAGCTGCAGAAGCCTGATGTAGCTGAACAAG ATGACTCTTTGCTGTCTTCAGATCTTTCAATCGAACTGAACCATGAAGAGGAACAGCTGCCCTCTCTGCCCTTACAAGAAAATGAGagtgaagatgaggaggaggacgaTCTGCCAAGTTTcctgatgcagaaaaacaata AACCTCCATCGATCACAGAAGGAGCGTTTGTGTGGGGCAGATGTAGAAATTATCCATACTGGCCTGCATTG gtaAAAAATGTGAACCGACGACAGAAGAAAGCAAGTGTCATGTTTGTTGACCAGGCGTTCACAGGGATTCAGAAACAAAAGGG GTTTACATTGCCTCTGAGAACCTTGAAACCCTTTGACTGTGAAGAAGCAGATGAGCTGATG CAAAAAGCCAAAGAGTCATATGAGGCTGCTATTACATGGTCCTTGGAGTTTATCGAAGACTACAGGATGCGTATTG CATGCGGCTCATTTTCAGGCTCCTTCATTGAGTATTGTAATCATGACATGA GTTATCCGGTGAGGAGGAAGTATCCTCAGGCTGCCTCAGACAGACTAACAATCACCAGTGACGTCATAACGGAGGAACCGTGTGAACATCACCAGGAGGACAGTGTTGGTGAGAAGTACAAAGACGTTTCCACGTGCTCCAAGAGGCTGCTGCCCGACCGAACTCATGCTGCTCATAACCGAGCCAATGAGAAGCTGGTTCATTTCATTGTCAAGCAGCGGATGGTGGAGAAACATCTCCTG GCCGTGATCCGAGGCCAGCAGGAGTCCAGATGGCTTCGCTCTTTTCTAAGTGCCAAAAGAAGGAGAGTGGTGAACATTTACCTGGAAGATGACCAGCAGCTGGATCGGGTCTACTGGTACCTGAATGAGCTCTACGCTAAAGCCGTGCCCAAATCCCCTCGCCTTGCCGACGTGAAGTCAATGGAGCACGTCCCTTTTGTCCTAGATGTGCTTCTACCAGAG GCTATCATATATGCCATTGCTGGGGTGGACAACGTTTCGGTCAAAAAGGCAGAAGAGAAGTACCTGAAAGGGCGATGCATTAGTAACAG aGAAAGGCAAGAGTTTGACCTGATGATTGAACGGCAGATGTGGAGGAAGTCACAGCTTCAGAATACGGgacttgaattattttctgACTCTATCAGTTAA